A single region of the Ficedula albicollis isolate OC2 chromosome 11, FicAlb1.5, whole genome shotgun sequence genome encodes:
- the GLG1 gene encoding Golgi apparatus protein 1 produces PGSGSGWKLSEEAVCREDVVRLCSKHSWANNLAVLECLQDVREPDNEISSDCNHLLWNYKLNLTTDPKFESVAREVCKSTIAEIKECADEPVGKGFLVSCLVDHRGNITEYQCHQYITKMTAIIFSDYRLICGFMDDCKADINLLKCGSIRPGEKDAHSQGEVVACLEKGLVKEAEETDPRIQVSDECKKAILRVAELSSDDFHLDRHLYFACRDDRERFCENTQAGEGRVYKCLFNHKFEESMSEKCRDALTTRQKLIAQDYKVSYSLAKSCKSDLKKYRCNVENLPRSREARLSYLLMCLESAVHRGRQVSSECQGEMLDYRRMLMEDFSLSPEIILSCRGEIEHHCSGLHRKGRTLHCLMKVVRGEKGNVGPNCQQALQTLIQETDPGADYRIDRALNEACESVIQTACKHIRSGDPMILSCLMEHLYTEKMVEDCEHRLLELQYFISRDWKLDTVLYRKCQGDASRLCHTHGWNETSELMPPGAVFSCLYRHAYRTEEQGRRLSRECRAEVQRILHQRAMDVKLDPVLQDKCMIDLGKWCSEKTETGQELECLQDHLDDLVSDCRDIVGNLTELESEDIQIEALLMRACEPIIQTFCHEVADNQIDSGDLMECLIQNKHQKEMNEKCAIGVTHFQLVQMKDFRFSYKFKMACKEDVLKLCPNIKKKVDVVICLSTTVRNDTLQDAKEHRVSLKCRKQLRVEELEMTEDIRLEPELYEACKSDIKNYCQNVPYGNAQIIECLKEIKKQLSTRCHQKVFKLQETEMMDPELDYTLMRVCKQMIKRFCPEADSKNMLQCLKQNKNSEVMDPKCKQMITKRQITQNTDYRLNPVLRKACKADIPKFCQNILNRAKDDTELEGQVISCLKLKYADQRLSPDCEDQIRVIIQESALDYRLDPQLQMHCSDEISSLCAEEAAAQEQTGQVEECLKVNLLKIKTEMCKKEVLNMLKESKADIFVDPVLHTACALDIKHHCAAIPPGRGRQMSCLMEALEDKRVRLQPECKKRLNDRIEMWSYAAKVAPAEGFSDLAMQVMTSPSKNYILSVITVGICVLFLIGLMCGRITKRVTRELKDR; encoded by the exons ataaaGGAGTGTGCAGATGAACCAGTTGGTAAAGGGTTCTTGGTGTCATGTTTGGTGGATCATAGAGGCAACATCACTGAGTACCAGTGCCATCAGTACATCACTAAAATGACAGCCATTATCTTCAGTGATTATCGGTTGATCTGTGGCTTCATGGATGACTGCAAAGCTGACATCAATCTTCTCAAATGTGGCAGCATTCGACCTGGAGAAAAG GATGCTCACTCACAAGGAGAGGTGGTGGCATGCCTGGAAAAAGGCCTGGTAAAAGAAGCAGAGGAGACTGATCCTCGAATCCAGGTTTCTGATGAGTGTAAGAAAGCAATTCTTCGTGTAGCTGAACTCTCTTCCGACGACTTCCACCTGGACCGGCACCTCTACTTCGCATGCCGAGATGACAGAGAGCgattctgtgaaaat acTCAGGCTGGGGAAGGTCGAGTATACAAGTGCCTCTTTAATCACAAGTTTGAAGAATCAATGAGTGAAAAG TGCCGTGATGCGCTCACCACCCGCCAGAAGCTCATTGCCCAAGACTACAAAGTCAGTTACTCGCTGGCCAAGTCCTGTAAAAGTGACCTGAAGAAGTACCGCTGCAACGTGGAGAACCTGCCCCGCTCTCGGGAAGCCCGGCTCTCCTATCTGCTGATGTGCTTAGAGTCAGCTGTGCACAGAG GTCGACAGGTGAGCAGCGAGTGCCAGGGTGAGATGCTGGATTACCGGCGCATGCTGATGGAAGACTTCTCTCTGAGCCCCGAGATCATCCTGAGCTGCCGAGGGGAGATCGAGCACCACTGCTCCGGCCTCCATCGCAAGGGCCGCACGCTGCACTGCCTGATGAAGGTCGTCCGCGGCGAGAAGGGCAACGTCGGGCCCAACTGTCAGCAGGCA CTTCAAACCCTGATTCAGGAGACAGACCCCGGTGCCGATTATCGCATTGACCGCGCGCTGAACGAGGCCTGCGAGTCGGTGATACAGACAGCCTGCAAGCACATACGCTCTGGAGACCCCAT GATTCTGTCTTGCCTGATGGAGCACTTGTATACTGAGAAAATGGTAGAAGACTGTGAGCATaggctcctggagctccagTATTTTATATCTCGTGACTGGAA ATTGGACACAGTCCTTTACCGCAAGTGTCAGGGAGATGCCTCTCGCCTCTGCCATACCCATGGCTGGAATGAGACCAGTGAGCTGATGCCTCCAGGGGCTGTTTTCTCCTGCTTGTACAGGCATGCATATCGCACAGAGGAGCAAGGAAGGAGG CTATCACGAGAGTGTAGAGCAGAGGTCCAGAGAATCCTCCATCAGCGAGCCATGGATGTGAAGCTGGACCCAGTCCTCCAGGACAAGTGCATGATTGACTTGGGGAAGTGGTGCAGTGAAAAAACAGAGACAGGGCAG GAGCTGGAATGCCTTCAGGACCATCTTGATGACTTGGTGTCTGATTGCAGAGACATAGTGGGAAACCTCACTGAGCTGGAGTCTGAG GACATTCAAATTGAAGCCTTGCTGATGAGAGCATGTGAGCCCATTATTCAGACATTCTGTCAT GAGGTTGCAGATAACCAGATTGATTCTGGGGACCTGATGGAGTGTCTAATACAGAACAAACACCAGaaggaaatgaatgaaaaatgtgcAATTGGTGTTACTCATTTCCAGCTG GTTCAAATGAAAGATTTTAGGTTCTCATACAAGTTTAAAATGGCTTGCAAGGAGGATGTGCTGAAACTGTGCCCCAACATCAAAAAAAA ggTGGATGTAGTGATCTGTCTGAGCACAACTGTGCGCAATGATACTTTGCAGGATGCCAAGGAGCACAGGGTCTCTCTAAAGTGCCGCAAACAGCTGCGTGTTGAGGAGCTAGAGATG ACTGAGGATATCAGACTTGAACCAGAACTGTATGAGGCTTGTAAAAGTGACATCAAGAATTACTGCCAGAACGTGCCCTATGGCAATGCTCAG ATTATTGAGTGCCTGAAAGAAATCAAGAAGCAATTGAGTACACGGTGCCACCAGAAGGTGTTTAAACTGCAGGAGACAGAGATGATGGACCCAGAACTGGACTACACACTCATGAGAGTCTGCAAGCAGATGATCAAG CGGTTTTGTCCAGAGGCGGATTCAAAAAACATGTTGCAgtgtttgaaacaaaacaagaacagtGAAGTGATGGATCCCAAATGCAAGCAGATGATTACCAAGCGCCAGATTACACAGAACACAG ATTACCGCTTAAACCCCGTGCTCCGGAAGGCATGCAAAGCAGACATACCAAAATTCTGCCAAAATATCCTGAATAGGGCCAAGGATGATACAGAGTTGGAAGGACAAGTCATCTCATGCCTGAAGTTGAAATATGCAGACCAG CGTCTCTCTCCAGACTGTGAGGACCAGATTCGAGTGATAATCCAGGAATCAGCCCTTGATTATCGGCTGGATCCCCAGCTTCAGATGCACTGTTCTGATGAG ATTTCCAGCTTATGtgcagaagaagcagcagctcaggagcagacTGGACAGGTGGAAGAATGTCTGAAAGTCaatcttctgaaaataaaaactgagatgtGCAAgaag gaaGTGCTCAACAtgctgaaggaaagcaaagcagataTATTTGTTGACCCAGTGCTCCACACGGCCTGTGCCCTGGACATCAAACACCACTGTGCTGCCATTCCACCAGGGAGAGGACGCC AAATGTCATGCTTAATGGAAGCTCTGGAAGATAAGCGTGTGAGGTTGCAGCCTGAATGCAAGAAACGCCTTAATGATCGTATTGAAATGTGGAGCTATGCTGCAAAG GTTGCCCCAGCAGAAGGCTTTTCTGACCTTGCCATGCAAGTTATGACCTCTCCATCCAAGAACTACATCCTGTCTGTGATCACGGTTGGCATCTGTGTACTCTTTCTCATCGGCCTGATGTGTGGACGCATCACCAAGCGGGTGACAAGAGAGCTCAAGGACAGGTAG